The following are from one region of the Paenibacillus sabinae T27 genome:
- a CDS encoding PDZ domain-containing protein, whose product MLELLASLGNAALHMLMQPFYYIALLFIAFYYRRQTLLERKLIHVKMHSWGSEVWRAVWSGLAAGVLVSAAAVLLGVSVTGAAVVCIWVVSAVLVIFRVRYFCFAYSIGLLGILQFILSFFPDFQPGGLGGEAAAAIRGMDIPALLALAAILHLAEALLARWQGPALATPLFLEGKRGRVVGGYRMEAFWPLPLFLLVPAGAGAGDLPWQTLLGGGFGLVSLPVIIGFSQLTTGMLPQRKAARASGWLLLYGAVLLGLALAAAWYSPLTLPAALAALLLHEGLVWYGALEERRRSPYFVHPPHGLKVLAVLPGSPAHELGILPGEVLLKVNGEALTGRALQLHEALRRSPAFCKLEVQNAAGESKYLQRAIYDGDHHLLGVILAPQPDEDTTAPEKPAGILGIALMKTGARRRQSGGSELLPREAAAAQETAAAPAPAPGAAGVLPGPGGAESAKG is encoded by the coding sequence ATGCTGGAACTGCTGGCAAGCTTGGGAAATGCTGCGCTGCATATGCTGATGCAGCCCTTTTATTATATCGCCTTGCTGTTCATCGCCTTTTATTACCGCAGGCAGACGCTGCTGGAGCGGAAGCTTATCCATGTCAAAATGCACAGCTGGGGCAGTGAAGTCTGGCGCGCCGTTTGGAGCGGACTGGCTGCCGGTGTCCTCGTCTCGGCAGCCGCCGTGCTGCTGGGCGTCTCGGTCACTGGCGCCGCTGTCGTCTGTATCTGGGTGGTCAGCGCCGTACTGGTTATATTCCGGGTACGGTATTTCTGCTTCGCTTACTCCATCGGCCTGCTTGGGATACTGCAGTTCATCCTTTCCTTCTTTCCGGATTTCCAGCCCGGCGGGCTGGGCGGCGAAGCGGCCGCAGCGATAAGAGGAATGGATATTCCGGCGCTGCTTGCTTTGGCCGCCATTCTGCATCTGGCTGAGGCGCTGCTGGCCCGCTGGCAGGGACCGGCGCTTGCGACGCCGCTCTTTCTGGAAGGCAAGCGCGGCCGGGTCGTGGGCGGCTACCGGATGGAAGCCTTCTGGCCGCTGCCGCTCTTCCTGCTTGTTCCCGCAGGAGCCGGGGCCGGCGACCTGCCGTGGCAGACGCTGCTCGGCGGCGGCTTCGGCCTCGTCTCGCTGCCGGTTATCATCGGCTTCAGCCAGCTGACGACCGGCATGCTTCCGCAGCGCAAGGCCGCCCGCGCTTCGGGCTGGCTGCTGCTGTACGGCGCCGTGCTGCTGGGCCTCGCCCTGGCGGCCGCCTGGTACAGCCCGCTGACGCTGCCCGCGGCGCTCGCGGCCCTGCTGCTGCACGAAGGGCTGGTGTGGTACGGCGCTCTGGAGGAGCGCCGCCGCAGCCCCTACTTCGTGCATCCGCCGCACGGCCTGAAGGTGCTGGCCGTGCTGCCTGGCAGCCCCGCGCACGAGCTGGGCATCCTGCCGGGCGAGGTGCTGCTCAAGGTCAACGGCGAAGCGTTGACCGGCCGGGCGCTGCAGCTGCACGAGGCGCTGCGGCGGAGTCCGGCGTTCTGCAAGCTGGAGGTGCAGAACGCCGCCGGCGAGAGTAAGTACCTGCAGCGCGCCATTTACGACGGCGACCATCATCTGCTGGGCGTCATTCTGGCGCCCCAGCCGGATGAGGATACGACGGCGCCGGAGAAGCCCGCGGGCATCCTCGGCATCGCCCTCATGAAGACGGGCGCCCGCCGCCGGCAGAGCGGCGGATCGGAGCTGCTGCCCCGGGAGGCGGCAGCAGCGCAAGAGACGGCAGCAGCGCCGGCTCCCGCGCCGGGAGCCGCCGGGGTGCTGCCCGGCCCCGGCGGAGCGGAATCGGCGAAGGGATAA
- a CDS encoding S41 family peptidase, with amino-acid sequence MLKKSTAIFMVIAALLCGSLLTLAVTGSLLSGQAAGESLATAPSIGTGLKQSEAKKLGTTLGLIESNYYQNVDRTKLIDGAVNGMMEALGDPYSNYMAKETAEKFEESIEGSFTGIGAEVSSDNGKVVVVSPIKGSPAERAGVQAKDIIVSVNGQSLEGMDLNDAVAKIRGPKGSTAVLVIQRNGSAEPLTLRIVRDDVKLETVYSSMEQGGIGVIEITQFSLNTADRFKEELDKLEKKGLKGLVIDVRNDPGGVLPVVIDIAEQFVPNGKTIVQVENKEKQRELTTSKGSGKDYPVTVLMNKGSASASEILAGALQQSAGAKLIGENSFGKGTVQTSFDKQLGDGSLLKITIAKWLTPNGSWIHGKGIKPDIAVAQPDYFSVSPIDKSRPLQYNMNNADVKSAQTMLDGLGYKPGRKDGYFDAGTREAVRKFQSAAKLKATGIIDAKTADALEAALIKAIRKPANDNQRNRGIEEIRKEIGAKAAKS; translated from the coding sequence ATGTTAAAAAAGAGCACGGCGATTTTTATGGTAATCGCCGCTCTGCTGTGCGGCAGCCTGCTGACGCTGGCCGTGACAGGCTCGCTCTTATCCGGACAAGCTGCCGGAGAAAGCTTGGCGACGGCCCCGTCTATTGGCACAGGGCTTAAGCAGAGCGAAGCGAAGAAGCTGGGAACAACGCTCGGCCTGATCGAGAGCAATTACTACCAGAACGTAGATCGAACGAAGCTGATCGACGGCGCGGTCAATGGAATGATGGAAGCGCTCGGCGATCCTTATTCGAATTATATGGCCAAGGAGACGGCGGAGAAATTCGAGGAGAGCATCGAAGGCTCGTTCACCGGCATTGGAGCCGAGGTGTCTTCCGATAACGGCAAAGTCGTCGTCGTTTCGCCGATTAAAGGCTCGCCGGCGGAGAGAGCCGGTGTCCAGGCGAAGGACATTATCGTCTCCGTGAACGGACAATCGCTGGAGGGCATGGATCTGAACGACGCGGTCGCCAAAATCCGCGGCCCCAAAGGCAGCACGGCCGTACTGGTCATCCAGCGCAACGGCTCTGCCGAACCGCTTACCTTGAGGATCGTGCGTGACGATGTGAAGCTGGAGACGGTGTACTCCTCCATGGAACAGGGCGGCATCGGCGTAATCGAGATTACGCAGTTCTCGCTGAACACCGCGGACCGCTTCAAGGAAGAGCTGGACAAGCTGGAGAAGAAGGGCCTAAAAGGTCTGGTTATCGACGTTCGCAACGATCCGGGCGGCGTACTGCCGGTGGTCATCGATATTGCCGAGCAGTTCGTACCGAACGGCAAGACGATCGTCCAGGTGGAGAACAAGGAGAAGCAGCGCGAGCTGACGACCTCCAAGGGCAGCGGCAAGGATTATCCGGTCACCGTGCTGATGAACAAAGGCAGTGCCAGCGCTTCGGAGATTCTGGCGGGAGCCCTGCAGCAGTCCGCCGGAGCCAAGCTGATCGGCGAGAACTCCTTCGGCAAGGGAACGGTTCAGACCAGCTTCGACAAGCAGCTGGGCGACGGCAGCCTGCTGAAGATTACGATTGCCAAATGGCTGACGCCGAACGGCAGCTGGATACACGGCAAGGGCATCAAGCCGGATATCGCCGTGGCCCAGCCGGATTACTTCTCGGTGTCGCCGATCGATAAGAGCCGGCCGCTGCAGTATAACATGAACAATGCGGACGTGAAGAGCGCGCAAACTATGCTGGATGGCCTTGGCTACAAGCCGGGGCGCAAAGACGGTTATTTTGACGCCGGTACGAGAGAAGCGGTGCGGAAATTCCAAAGCGCAGCCAAGCTGAAGGCTACCGGCATCATTGACGCCAAGACGGCGGATGCACTGGAAGCGGCCTTGATCAAGGCGATCCGGAAACCGGCGAACGACAATCAGCGCAACCGGGGGATAGAAGAGATCCGGAAGGAAATCGGCGCGAAGGCGGCGAAATCTTAA
- a CDS encoding murein hydrolase activator EnvC family protein produces the protein MKKIAAGLAVLLLSAVMFQPSEGYAKKTSVAEIEKQLKALQQDVQDAKAQQEKASAQGQQAQHYKNKTNQNLQYVLGQIAQVKGEMTQISSKIASTEESLKTTAAELDAAQERVDSRQKLIESRVRLMYTDGAVSYLDVLLSSTSFSDFLDRADSLKLIVDQDQDLLDQHKRDEATVTAKKKELEGQYAQAKQLYGDLESQRSVLKEKEAEKQQLIAYYDKAIEDAEDISQEQNAKLVQLASQRAALEDQKDKIKAEEAARRAAAAKAEAARRAAAEAAKRAAAAASSGSSDDDHGGDDSGGTYASGSGPLLLPVGNARISSPYGYRIHPVTGERKLHTGVDFAVPQGTDIHAAESGTVIVAEWWSGYGYCVVIDHGGGMWTLYGHIREGGIKVSVGDKVERGQTIAESGATGRVTGPHLHFEVRIDGKPVEPMDYL, from the coding sequence TTGAAAAAAATAGCCGCCGGATTAGCCGTACTGCTGCTGTCTGCCGTAATGTTCCAGCCCTCTGAAGGATATGCCAAGAAGACGAGCGTCGCCGAAATCGAGAAGCAGCTTAAAGCGCTGCAGCAGGATGTGCAGGACGCCAAGGCGCAGCAGGAAAAAGCCTCTGCACAGGGCCAGCAGGCCCAGCATTATAAAAATAAAACGAACCAGAATCTGCAGTACGTGCTCGGCCAGATCGCACAGGTCAAGGGGGAAATGACGCAGATTTCTTCCAAAATCGCCAGCACGGAGGAATCGCTGAAGACAACGGCGGCCGAGCTGGATGCTGCGCAGGAACGGGTAGATTCACGGCAAAAGCTGATCGAATCCCGCGTGCGTCTCATGTATACGGATGGAGCGGTGTCTTATCTTGACGTGCTGCTCTCTTCCACGAGCTTCTCGGATTTTCTGGACCGCGCGGATTCTCTCAAGCTGATCGTCGATCAGGATCAGGATCTGCTGGATCAGCATAAACGGGACGAAGCAACCGTGACAGCCAAGAAGAAGGAGCTGGAAGGCCAGTATGCCCAAGCTAAGCAGTTGTATGGCGATCTGGAATCCCAGCGAAGCGTCCTGAAGGAAAAGGAAGCGGAGAAACAGCAGCTGATCGCTTATTACGACAAGGCGATTGAAGACGCCGAGGATATCAGCCAGGAGCAGAACGCCAAGCTCGTGCAGTTGGCGAGTCAGCGGGCCGCGCTTGAGGACCAGAAGGACAAGATCAAGGCTGAAGAAGCGGCAAGAAGAGCAGCGGCGGCCAAGGCGGAAGCGGCAAGAAGAGCGGCTGCGGAAGCTGCAAAAAGGGCTGCAGCGGCGGCCAGCTCCGGGAGTTCGGACGATGATCACGGCGGCGACGATTCGGGCGGCACCTACGCCAGCGGCAGCGGCCCGCTGCTGCTGCCCGTGGGTAATGCGCGGATTTCCTCGCCTTACGGATACCGGATTCACCCGGTGACGGGAGAGCGCAAGCTTCATACGGGCGTTGACTTTGCCGTTCCGCAGGGCACCGACATTCATGCGGCCGAATCGGGCACGGTCATTGTCGCAGAATGGTGGAGCGGCTACGGCTACTGCGTGGTCATCGACCACGGCGGCGGCATGTGGACGCTGTACGGCCATATCCGCGAAGGCGGAATCAAGGTTAGCGTGGGAGACAAGGTGGAGCGCGGGCAGACCATTGCGGAATCTGGCGCCACCGGAAGAGTAACAGGACCTCATCTTCACTTCGAGGTGCGGATTGACGGAAAGCCGGTTGAGCCGATGGATTACCTGTAG
- the ftsX gene encoding permease-like cell division protein FtsX codes for MSFKTFLRHVREGFKNVFRNGWMSVASITSIVVSLLVLGVFILLVLNVNSLADKADSQVQITVHLTLETKKALRDTLQNEIGNMPEVSKVEFISKEQGLAELRKDLGPDADSILEGFDKDNNPLNDAFRVEVVEPTTVPFVAKKIEALNDTHPEKPIYKVKYGQGAIETLFKITRTVRNIGFVFVAGLGLVSMFLISNTIRVTILARRKEIGIMKLVGATNAFIRWPFFVEGALIGLLGSLVTVGVLYAGYTGLNSSMKGDPLMGWNLLPFNDIWMQLCGLLIGLGILIGIWGSTVSIRKFLKV; via the coding sequence ATGAGTTTTAAAACCTTCTTGCGGCATGTGCGGGAAGGCTTCAAGAACGTATTCCGCAACGGCTGGATGTCGGTGGCTTCCATCACATCCATCGTCGTCTCCTTGCTCGTGTTGGGTGTTTTTATTTTATTGGTATTAAATGTAAATTCATTGGCGGACAAGGCGGACAGCCAGGTGCAGATCACCGTTCATTTGACGCTGGAAACCAAGAAGGCTCTGCGCGATACGCTTCAGAACGAAATCGGCAACATGCCGGAGGTCAGCAAGGTTGAATTCATCTCCAAGGAGCAGGGGCTCGCGGAGCTGCGCAAGGATTTGGGGCCGGATGCCGACAGCATTCTGGAAGGATTCGACAAGGACAACAATCCGTTGAACGACGCATTCCGGGTAGAGGTGGTTGAGCCGACGACCGTGCCGTTTGTGGCCAAGAAGATCGAGGCGCTGAACGACACGCATCCGGAGAAGCCGATTTACAAGGTGAAATACGGTCAGGGCGCTATTGAGACGCTGTTCAAAATCACGCGTACGGTCCGCAATATTGGCTTTGTTTTTGTCGCAGGGCTCGGCCTGGTGTCGATGTTCCTGATTTCCAACACGATCCGGGTAACCATACTGGCCCGCCGTAAAGAGATTGGAATCATGAAGCTGGTGGGGGCAACGAACGCTTTTATCCGCTGGCCGTTTTTTGTGGAAGGCGCGCTGATCGGATTGCTCGGCTCGCTGGTTACTGTTGGAGTGCTGTATGCCGGTTACACCGGGCTGAATTCGTCTATGAAGGGTGACCCGCTGATGGGGTGGAATTTACTGCCCTTTAACGATATCTGGATGCAGCTATGCGGTCTGCTAATCGGCCTTGGGATACTGATCGGCATATGGGGAAGCACCGTTTCTATCCGCAAATTTTTGAAAGTATAG
- the ftsE gene encoding cell division ATP-binding protein FtsE, with the protein MIEMQDIWKTYPNGTHALQGVSVKIDRNEFVYVVGPSGAGKSTFMKLIYREETPTKGQISVGGFNIGKLKPRKIPYVRRNIGVVFQDFRLLPKLTAFENVAFAMEVIEAPKKQIKKRVNEVLDLVGLRSKANREPSQLSGGEQQRIAIARAIVNNPSVIVADEPTGNLDPETSWGIMQLLDEINFRGTTIVMATHNRDIVNKMRKRVLAIEHGQIVRDQLRGEYGYEF; encoded by the coding sequence TTGATAGAAATGCAGGATATTTGGAAGACGTATCCCAACGGCACCCATGCCCTTCAGGGAGTGTCGGTCAAAATCGACCGCAACGAGTTCGTATATGTCGTCGGTCCGTCCGGTGCGGGAAAATCGACGTTCATGAAATTAATTTATAGAGAAGAGACGCCGACCAAAGGACAGATTTCCGTGGGCGGTTTTAATATCGGCAAGCTGAAGCCCCGCAAAATCCCTTATGTGCGCCGCAACATCGGCGTGGTGTTCCAGGATTTCCGGCTGCTTCCGAAGCTGACGGCTTTTGAGAATGTAGCGTTTGCAATGGAGGTTATCGAAGCGCCGAAAAAGCAGATCAAGAAACGGGTGAACGAGGTGCTCGACCTCGTGGGCCTGCGCTCCAAAGCGAACCGCGAGCCTTCCCAGCTCTCCGGCGGAGAGCAGCAGCGAATTGCCATCGCCCGGGCCATCGTCAACAATCCGTCGGTCATTGTGGCGGACGAGCCTACCGGGAATTTGGACCCGGAGACGTCGTGGGGCATTATGCAGCTGCTCGACGAGATCAATTTTCGCGGCACGACGATTGTCATGGCCACCCATAACCGAGATATCGTGAACAAAATGCGCAAACGCGTGCTCGCCATCGAGCACGGTCAGATCGTTCGAGACCAGCTGAGAGGAGAATACGGATATGAGTTTTAA
- a CDS encoding VanW family protein, whose protein sequence is MKKLHGVLIAFISLILAVSLVYGGLYLYAGQLSVPKGTSLAGWKVGGMKMAEARKELERKLQSLHTVPVTLTAGGEAKIRLTLKEAGVSYNADSFLSGLDRLTDGGLLDRVKARYGFRKVWSLQADWDSTLLKRSLSPQWESATFGDPVNATRRITESDGIVYTPGSTAQRVDWNGLEEAMRAALPGSFSQAEAARSTGIVIGLPLKTVQPDVTLDSLQEQGVTRKITEFSTSLGSSGPGRIYNVESAAKAVNDTLLPPGGIFDYGKAIEKAVSTTGFREAPVIVNGKLQPGVGGGICQVSSTLYNAALRTGLEIVERRNHSLPVSYLPKGQDATFAQGSINFRFRNNTGRYLLIRSEVRGRTLTVKFFGTFPQNVSYTVESKTVDILPPGSRTVPDASLPRGASRTLQRGKAGYVVETYLTRMVDGIAVERKRLSRDIYRPQKALVAVGQGSGGLFTPEPTERPLVEDGIRKVN, encoded by the coding sequence ATGAAAAAATTACATGGCGTCCTGATCGCGTTTATCAGCCTGATTTTGGCAGTTTCGCTCGTATACGGAGGGCTGTATTTATATGCGGGGCAGCTCAGCGTTCCCAAAGGGACGTCACTCGCCGGCTGGAAGGTTGGAGGAATGAAGATGGCCGAGGCGCGCAAGGAACTGGAACGAAAGCTGCAATCGCTCCATACGGTTCCGGTCACGCTGACGGCTGGCGGAGAGGCCAAGATCCGGCTGACCCTGAAGGAAGCGGGGGTTTCGTACAACGCGGATTCGTTTCTGAGCGGGCTGGACCGTCTGACGGACGGAGGCCTGCTGGACCGGGTAAAAGCCCGCTACGGGTTCCGGAAGGTCTGGAGCCTTCAGGCCGATTGGGACAGCACGCTGCTGAAACGCAGCCTGAGCCCCCAGTGGGAGAGCGCCACCTTCGGCGATCCGGTGAACGCCACACGGAGAATCACGGAAAGCGACGGAATTGTTTACACGCCGGGAAGCACCGCCCAGAGGGTGGACTGGAACGGATTGGAAGAAGCGATGAGGGCCGCGCTGCCAGGCAGCTTTAGCCAGGCGGAGGCTGCGCGGAGCACGGGAATCGTCATCGGGCTTCCCCTCAAGACGGTGCAGCCCGATGTGACGCTTGATTCGCTGCAGGAGCAAGGCGTGACGCGGAAGATCACCGAATTCAGCACCTCGCTGGGCTCAAGCGGACCGGGAAGAATCTATAACGTGGAGTCTGCCGCAAAAGCGGTGAACGACACACTCCTTCCCCCGGGCGGAATATTCGATTACGGCAAAGCGATCGAAAAAGCGGTGAGCACCACCGGCTTCCGCGAAGCGCCGGTCATCGTGAACGGCAAGCTTCAGCCGGGCGTCGGCGGCGGCATCTGCCAGGTGTCCAGCACGCTGTACAACGCGGCGCTCCGCACGGGGCTTGAGATCGTGGAGCGGCGCAACCACTCCCTGCCGGTAAGCTACCTGCCGAAGGGCCAGGACGCGACCTTCGCGCAAGGGTCGATCAATTTCCGTTTCCGCAATAACACCGGCCGTTATTTATTGATCCGATCGGAGGTCCGGGGCAGAACGCTGACCGTCAAGTTCTTCGGCACCTTCCCGCAAAATGTATCGTACACGGTAGAATCGAAAACCGTGGATATCCTGCCGCCTGGCAGCCGAACCGTCCCAGACGCTTCCCTGCCGCGCGGAGCCTCCCGCACGCTCCAAAGAGGCAAAGCCGGGTATGTCGTGGAGACCTATCTCACCCGCATGGTCGATGGCATAGCTGTGGAGCGGAAACGGCTGTCGCGCGACATTTACCGGCCGCAGAAAGCACTTGTCGCCGTCGGTCAGGGAAGCGGAGGGCTGTTTACGCCGGAGCCCACGGAGCGTCCGCTCGTGGAGGACGGTATCCGGAAGGTGAATTAA
- the pilO gene encoding type 4a pilus biogenesis protein PilO, which produces MEQINKYRSPIVLGVLILFLMLLAFYLLGLQPASRKISEQEAQLAQLNEQNQLLQTQIDKLQSSSPGAEEEEALLAQLPRGDNSEQLILDLRAIGTMTSARLKDISFTAGNVNPIQEMTGASTAAYPTVKAFKMTAIVEGDYTSIRNWMKALQMLPRIINVDSFVFQRASAKNPGAAQTMNSILTATVSFTAYYEEADQGKDGDKNTWTQSGSDQTALAGQ; this is translated from the coding sequence GTGGAACAAATCAATAAATACCGTTCTCCGATTGTGCTTGGAGTGCTTATTCTTTTCCTGATGCTGCTGGCTTTTTATTTGCTGGGCTTACAGCCTGCGAGCCGGAAGATCAGCGAACAAGAGGCGCAGCTTGCACAGCTCAATGAGCAGAATCAGCTGCTGCAGACCCAAATCGACAAACTCCAAAGCTCCTCACCGGGAGCTGAAGAAGAGGAAGCGCTGCTGGCGCAGCTTCCGCGCGGCGATAACAGTGAACAATTAATTCTCGATCTGCGGGCCATCGGCACGATGACAAGTGCCAGATTGAAGGACATCAGCTTTACGGCAGGAAATGTAAATCCCATTCAGGAAATGACAGGTGCTTCCACTGCCGCCTATCCAACGGTAAAAGCATTCAAAATGACGGCCATCGTCGAAGGCGACTATACCAGCATCCGCAACTGGATGAAGGCGCTGCAAATGCTGCCGCGGATCATTAATGTGGATTCTTTTGTATTCCAGCGGGCGAGCGCGAAGAATCCGGGTGCCGCACAAACCATGAACAGCATTTTAACGGCGACGGTGTCGTTTACGGCTTATTATGAGGAAGCGGATCAAGGTAAGGATGGTGACAAAAATACCTGGACTCAATCGGGCTCTGATCAGACGGCTCTTGCCGGCCAATAA
- the pilM gene encoding pilus assembly protein PilM: MLGLSTPAAGLAIEQTGIRYISLKNKKSWEVRKKRFLPLPQGMIVANQVAESEALLDLVKQWVKKEGLRGSRIALSIPPSQIIIRKMTIPSANDKQVGQLVKLEVETGLHLPFDNPVYDYVVTEVDEDQSHLLVFAAPRKPIQEYIDILEKAGLRVTSVEIAATALARSLSTGKGESFEETMLINMEQSMLDVYMFRSGNPVFIRTINLMDLSQSVPQDNAASVSDWYMAEAAASSEEAHKQLSPEQVVEITAEILRMLNFYQYSLHDGSTRIKNVLIAGAPDARRQLFEELHQSLTEQDVSMIGLEQLAASANVPDSGLNDYRVAVGAALRGSGFLTIDLYPREDREAMLFPYIATALAGIWLLGTIGTGIYYVAEQGRISNNIEQIQGAQDRGTMLQAELAKLNGDGGQLNRKAAVGEILKYKMNIVSVLNELASGLPQGSALRNINYTYRTSIDLTVKVPRMEDASIYLARLRQMSFTVDASIQKLTEGDTGAGPVSAALTKSYTAIYKVNLTPNKPKEDADGTNGQENQGEEAGSGTNQ; the protein is encoded by the coding sequence ATGCTTGGACTCAGTACACCGGCGGCCGGTCTTGCGATTGAGCAGACGGGAATCCGCTACATCAGCTTAAAGAACAAAAAGTCTTGGGAAGTCCGCAAGAAACGATTTCTCCCGCTCCCTCAAGGCATGATTGTGGCGAATCAGGTCGCGGAAAGCGAGGCGTTGCTTGATCTGGTCAAGCAATGGGTGAAGAAAGAAGGATTGCGGGGCAGCCGGATTGCCTTGTCCATCCCACCTTCACAGATTATTATCCGTAAAATGACCATTCCAAGCGCCAATGATAAACAGGTGGGGCAGCTCGTGAAGCTGGAAGTGGAGACGGGACTGCATCTGCCGTTCGACAATCCCGTTTATGACTATGTCGTTACCGAAGTGGACGAGGACCAGAGCCATCTGCTCGTTTTTGCCGCTCCGCGCAAGCCGATTCAAGAGTACATCGATATTCTGGAAAAAGCGGGCCTGCGGGTCACCAGCGTGGAGATCGCGGCGACCGCATTGGCACGCAGCCTGTCCACGGGGAAGGGCGAAAGCTTTGAAGAGACGATGCTCATTAACATGGAGCAGTCCATGCTGGACGTATACATGTTCCGCAGCGGGAATCCGGTATTCATCCGCACGATTAACCTGATGGACCTAAGCCAGTCCGTGCCGCAGGACAACGCTGCTTCGGTAAGTGACTGGTATATGGCGGAAGCGGCTGCCTCGTCGGAGGAGGCGCATAAGCAGCTGTCTCCGGAGCAGGTGGTGGAGATCACCGCGGAAATTTTGCGGATGCTCAACTTTTATCAATACAGCTTGCACGACGGCAGCACCCGTATTAAAAATGTGCTCATCGCAGGCGCACCGGATGCCCGCCGCCAGCTGTTCGAGGAATTGCACCAATCGCTGACGGAGCAGGATGTTTCCATGATCGGGCTGGAACAGTTGGCTGCTTCCGCGAATGTGCCTGATTCGGGTCTTAACGATTACCGTGTGGCTGTGGGGGCCGCCCTTCGCGGCAGCGGATTCCTGACGATTGACCTGTACCCTCGGGAAGACCGGGAAGCGATGCTGTTCCCTTACATTGCCACGGCTCTGGCCGGGATTTGGCTGCTTGGCACGATCGGGACCGGTATATATTACGTTGCGGAGCAAGGGCGCATCTCCAACAATATCGAGCAGATCCAGGGAGCGCAGGACCGGGGGACGATGCTGCAGGCGGAGCTGGCCAAGCTGAACGGCGACGGAGGGCAGTTGAACCGGAAAGCGGCGGTCGGCGAAATTTTGAAGTACAAGATGAACATTGTCTCCGTGCTGAATGAGCTGGCGTCCGGACTGCCGCAGGGCAGCGCGCTCCGAAATATTAATTATACGTACCGCACATCCATTGATTTGACTGTAAAAGTACCGCGTATGGAGGATGCTTCCATCTATCTGGCCCGGCTTCGTCAAATGTCATTCACCGTGGATGCTTCGATCCAGAAGCTGACGGAAGGAGATACCGGCGCAGGCCCCGTGTCAGCGGCGCTAACCAAATCGTATACCGCCATATACAAGGTAAATCTGACCCCCAATAAACCGAAAGAAGACGCAGACGGTACAAACGGGCAGGAAAACCAAGGGGAGGAGGCCGGAAGTGGAACAAATCAATAA
- a CDS encoding prepilin peptidase, whose amino-acid sequence MTIFLAVYITLLGLILGSFYNVVALRVPAGESLTAPPSHCTSCGTRLRARDLIPVFSWLASGGKCRHCGTRVSPLYMLGELATGLLFLWSYLKFGLNGSGITAMALSSLAVIVTVADLKFMLIPNKVLLFFLPILLALTLLFPEGPLWLHLLGAVLGGGVILPFALFGGMGMGDVKLFALLGGVIGFHNVLLAFFTACLLGTVVVGTLQLLGIVGRRQPVPFGPWLALGALLAYGYGSQIIGGYLSLIR is encoded by the coding sequence ATGACGATTTTTCTCGCCGTATATATCACCTTGCTCGGACTGATTCTGGGCTCTTTTTACAATGTCGTGGCGCTTCGGGTGCCGGCTGGGGAATCGCTGACCGCTCCGCCGTCGCACTGCACCAGCTGCGGGACAAGGCTGAGAGCGAGGGACCTGATCCCGGTCTTCAGCTGGCTTGCATCCGGCGGAAAATGCCGCCACTGCGGCACCCGCGTGTCACCGCTCTATATGCTTGGGGAACTCGCGACGGGCCTGCTTTTTCTATGGTCATACCTTAAATTTGGGCTGAACGGCAGCGGAATCACCGCGATGGCACTGTCGAGTCTGGCCGTCATCGTAACGGTTGCGGATTTAAAGTTCATGCTGATTCCGAATAAAGTACTGCTGTTTTTTCTGCCGATTCTGCTCGCGTTGACCTTGCTGTTCCCGGAAGGCCCGCTGTGGCTGCATCTGCTGGGGGCGGTGCTCGGCGGCGGCGTCATTCTTCCGTTCGCTTTGTTCGGCGGAATGGGGATGGGAGATGTCAAGCTGTTCGCGCTGCTGGGAGGGGTCATCGGGTTTCACAATGTTTTGCTTGCGTTCTTTACCGCATGTCTTCTCGGTACCGTCGTCGTCGGAACGCTCCAGCTGCTGGGCATTGTGGGACGCAGACAGCCTGTTCCGTTCGGTCCGTGGCTGGCGCTTGGCGCTTTACTCGCGTACGGTTACGGATCACAGATTATTGGCGGGTATCTCTCGCTCATCCGTTAG